CGAAAAACGTCAGCGCCCAGAGTCCTTCGACCCCCACGCGCTCCGCCGGCGgctgctcgccgacgcgttcgcccgTTCCGGCGTCGTACACGTCGCGTTGCGCGATCCAATCCACGAGCAACGTCCCCGGGcgaacctccgcgacgacgccgacgtgcgTCCTGTTCGACCCTCGGTTGAGCCTGTTGAAAAAACAAAAAAcaaaaaaaaaccacgtcattCCATTTGCCCATACGATGATTAAAataaaataaactcaccgaTTGGTTCGGCCGCGGGTCCACGTCGCGGATCGCAGCGCGGAGGTCGACGCGTGCACCACCAGGCCGGGAAAGTACGCGCACTGCTCCTCGTCTGGGAACAGCGACGAGTCCTCCGCGGGGATGAGTcgctcgacgtcggggtCGTGGAACACGCACTCGGATCCGTCGTCGAATCTCACGacaacgtcgtcggcgacttCGTCGATCCTGTGAACAAAACACGACGTACGTCattctaattgcccatacacGTACGAAAAATAAaaaaaataaactcacctgcCGACCCATCCCCCGAGGCCCGGATGCACGACGTAGTGCCCGGGCCGAAAGTGCCGCACCTGCGTCAGCCTGCGCGTGGACACCCCGAGGTGCCTGGAGCCGTCCGCGAACTGcaggtccgcgtcgacgttgacgccgacgacgacgccctggaTACccagcgcgttcgccgccctcgccacgacgtcgccgtggatgAACGCCCTGTCCAGCACCCTCAGCTTGGCGTTGGGCGTCGTctcgacgcgggtgccgtcggaGTGGAGCCAGCACACCTCCGCGTGATCGTCGGGCACCgggacctcgtcgtcgtcctcccactcctcctcgtcgtcgtcggggtcgtccccggcgacgcgcgagacgagGCCGACGCAGGTGCCGTAATGGGTCGACGCgccctcggcctcgtcgcgcgggtcggcgtaggtgacgacgtcctcgctgTACACCtgcgagctcgcgtcggagcgcAGGCCGAAGCTGGCGGTCATGTCGCGAAcccggggcgcgggggggacgAAAggagagacgcgcgcggccgacggACGCTtctgtcgccgccgatcacgtcgccgccgaaaaAACGCCGCTGGGTGGAGAAAAAAaatcgacgcgacgtcccgtTCTTTTTCCCGCACGCGTGACGTGACGGGCGAGTAGTCACGATTCTTTCCACTCGTGCGCTGTTTACGGTTAAGCCAGTCACGCTCGCGTGTGGCCTGCGGGAAAAAGAAAAAGACCGATCTAACCGAGTTGTCCGTTCGTTCAAAAAAATCCATCGGACAGCCCGACGGGAACCACAACGCCGGTGAGCATTGCCCGGGCCCCGGCGACGATAGGTGGAGGGCCCCGGCGGCAGGCGCGGACCGCATTCGCACCATGGCGCAGGTgtactcgccgacgccgcatcGCGTGGCGCtctgcgcgctcgcgcggtaCCTCGTCcactcgcacgcgcgcgacgagcgagccgccgagcgcctggGCGTCTCCCCCGAGCAGGCGTCGAGGCTGgatcgcccgtcgcgtcgcgcggtggacCCTTCGACGGGCGACCGCCTCGGGCCGTGCGTGCTGggccccgcggacgcgaggcggcTCGCGGCCGTCCTCatgcgcgaggcgtcgcgctccgacGGCTTCCGCGAGCCGGACCTCCGCGCCTTTCGCCGATCCCTCCGGCGACACCCCATCCTGGTCCGCGAGACCCACCGCcatcccgacgacgacgacgacgaagacgacgacgacgaagacccGATGGCGGCGTACACCGACGCGTACCCGTACTCCCGCGAGACGTTCGCGGACCTcctggacgacgccatcgcgtccctccgcggcgtcgactccgtcgccgcgctcatccaAGAGGtggcgccgcgatcgcgacaCGAAGCCGagatgcgcggcgcgcacgacgacgacgacgatccaTCCCACCCGGGCGGGAGCTACGATCCCTTCCCGCCCGgtccgggcgccgcggaggaatCCTCGTCGCTGGGGCTCTTCCTGAggcggtgcgtcgcggaTTTCGAGGCGCAATCGTTCGAGGGGAGCGTCCGGGTTTTCGGCGTATTCGCCGCGTACGTTCGCGAAGGTGCGGGCGAGtacgatgacgtcgacgccgcggcggcgcgcgatagaatggacgtcgtcgacaaGAGGCTgagggtggacgcgaggcaggcggcggcggaggcggcggtcggtGAAGGCGGGGTTGAAGTGCACGtcgacctccgcggcgacgacgaggatgacgcgaCGCTACGCCGGTTGGGCGCTCTGCACGGGTcgcacctcgcgccgctGACGCTGGACCCGAGACCCGGAAACGCCACGGGACCTTcgcaaggaggaggagtctCTCGGGTACCTTCGGGGTCCGAGCAGCATTCGAGCGTCAGAGCGTTGGATCtttccgccgcgtcgatgacgcAGATCCGCGACGGtcttcgcgacgtcgccgtccgacCCGACGCTAAACTGCGCGAGTGGAtcgcgcgccggtgccgcggcgtcgaccagAGGGATGGATACGAATCGACGCGCGACGTGACGTCAGCGCTGGACGACATCGAACGGGTGGCGCCCAAGGTAccgggcgccgagctggcgcgACACCTCGCGCACGTGTCCAGGCGAGATTTTACCCAGGCGATGGAACACGCTCGGCGGCACTTCGACTACCTCCCGGGTACCTTGGGCACGACATACGGCGACGGTTCGTATGCCGACGGTTCATATTCCAAcgacggtcgcgccgcgggtggacgcgtggcgcttgacgtcggcgcgggaacGTCGTTCGGACTTCCGATGAACCCGCGTCAGGCTTTCGAGCGGGGTCGGGAGATTTTTGGTACCGGTGCCTTCGCTGGTGAGTCGTCGCTTCAAATGAACCAATCGGGGGTCCAAgcgggggaggcgacggcgcaggagcacgcggacgccgccgccgccgcgcaacGCGCGAGGCTGCAGTCCGCGCTGTTGactctcggcgtcgcgcactTCCGCTTCCACCACTCCggggaggcgctcaaggctcTGAACGAGGCGGTGAGGACGGCGCAGCaaaacggcgacgaggcgagcttggcgcacgcgttggcggcgttTTGCGCGTTGTGCGCCTCAACCGCCGGGTCCTTGGCGTCCACCGAGGGAGccccggcggtggaggagtggcgcgcggcggggggagaTGAAGGCGACAAAGAAAGGCGCGGCGTTTCGATTTCGACGCAACCCCCCGCCGttcaagccgccgccgacgctcgaTTGCTGCTGCGACGGCTGGCGAAGCAGGCGCGGACGCTGCGAATACCCCACCTGATGGCGTACGGGGAGCTGGCTCGCGCGAGGCacggggcgtcgcgcccgccgtgcGGCCCGGCGCCGTGGTCGCGCGGTCTAGAAACTGAAGGGGGGTCGAAGAAGGAGTCCGGGAAGACGCGCGACTCGGATTTATCAACCGCCGATTCGGCGCTGCTGTTCAGGAGagtcgcctcctcgcccccggccgccgccgccgccgcgtcgcagctcgtcgaggcgttgcggcacgcggtgacgctgggcgccgcggcgccgcaaGCTAcgacgcaggcggcggcggcggcggcggcggcgagcagaTCGGGAGCCGACGGGCAGCGCGCCAATCCGAACGAGCTGtatccgccgccgaagggTCTCGCGCTAAGTGCCGGGTATCCGAGCGGGAGCGAGTCGGCGATGGAGCAGCTCTCGGGGAGCGGCAGCGTGTTGTGCGGCGCCGTGTGGGACGCGCACGGGGTTCCGTCGATGGCGAGGATGCACGCGCTTCGACATCTCcgatgcgacgcgtcgaggagatTTGTTCGacgggacgacgagacggacgccgaCAACGATCCCGGAGTAGTTCCCGGAGAGTTTCCGGAGAGTTTCGGCGGATCGACCCGATCGTCGCACGaagcggaggcggacgcggcttccgccgccgcgagcgacaccgccgccgcgctggcgcagctcgcgaggcacgcgtcgacgcaccacggcccggacgccgccgccgacgtcttcgcaatcgccgccgcgagattCCCAAAGCGCCGAATggaggaggtcgccgccgaccccgcgctcgccgccgccgccgccgcgactgaccacgacgccgcgcgcgcgaggggcgacggcgacgcgtgcgacgccgccgcgcgtcgcatcgcgtcgctcgcgcctgcgtcgacgcgaacggacccggaggcgcgcgtggaAGCCTTcagggcgcgcgccgacgcctgTTTAATCTCCGGCGGGCTGGGCGATGCCGTGTTTCACGCGTCCGAGGCTTTTCAAGGTTCGATCCGCGAGGGTttgacgcacgcgacgctgcgcgcgacgctgacgctcgcggaggcgcacctcgccgcgggcgcgcccgcggcggcgctgcagcacgcgctcgcgttggaacactcggcggcggcgctccgaCTCGACGGTTtgagggcggcggccatcgtcgtgctcgcggagTGTTGGCTggcgatgtccgcgtccgccgcgggggttggatcgacgtcgacgactgTCGGgcagaggcggaggcgggacGGGTACGCGTCCATGGCGAAAGACGCTttggacgcgcacgcgcccgcgttgttatcgcgcggcggactcgcGCTGAGGGCTCGCGCTCGaatggcgtcggcgaaagccgcgctcgcgtgtcGGTCGGACGATTTCGATTCTTCCAGAATGTCTTCCAGAACGTCTTCTTATCCGGATGATTCGACAAGCGGCGGGTGGGACGAGGTGCTCGTGCCCctggaggacgccgtcgcgtgttgcgcggcgctcggcgcgcacgcgaaaGAGGCTGAGGCGCACGAGCTCATGGCGAGGACGTTTGCGGCTATGGGTCCCAATCACGTCGCGGCTcgcaacgcggcggcgaggcggtggcgggagtgcgaacggcggcggaggcgggcggaGGTTGGGGATGTGGGCGGGGTCGGGGGTTGGGGGGTTGGGGTTGGGGACGGGTCGGCGCGTTTCGGCGGGATCGGGTCGTTCCCGGCGTCCCGGGCGGTGGCCGTGTGAGCGACGTTGAAATCTGAGAATCGACAGTTGTGAAATTTTGTGTGCCAAACGCCGAGACGGCGAAGTTCTCTTTGGCTGGCTGGTCCGAGAGATATTTTGCCGCCATCAGTCACCCGACGCACCCGTAGCCACCAGCGACGGCGGCATGGACgcgaagaagaggaagaggGACGAGTACGAGTCCGATACCGTGACTTACCTGCGCCGTGGGACCATCACCATCCTTGATGCGCTCGACGTGCAGCTGCCGGacgtgttcgccgcggagatccTGCCCAAGCTCAGTCTGATGGACACGCTCAACCTGGCGCAGGTTAGCAAGGCGTACAGGGACTCGGTGTGGAGCGTTCGCGGGGTTCAGTCGTTGGAGGCGAAGATCGCAGCTCATATAGCTCATCTTAGGAAGAAGAAGCTCAGAGATCACATCGAGCGACCGTGGAACCATGCGACGAAGCACGGCAACTTGCCCGCGATCAGGGCCCTCGTGCAGTCAGGGGTGGATGTGAACGAACCTCTATGCGGGTTCGGGTGCGGGTGCGGTTTTAAGAACATTTCGGCTTTGTGGTTCGCTTCTCAATctggggacgcggcggtggtgaagGAGCTGATCGAAGCAGGGGCTGATGTGAACACGCGAGGAATAACAACGTACCAAAGGTACAAGAACGAGTTCGTCTCAGATGTCACTCCTCTTCACGTAGCCGCTCAGAAAGGTCGCACGCCGGTTGTCATTGATCTCATgaaggcgggcgcggatgtGAACGTCCCGAGTTCGGATGGCGCTACGCCACTTTTGTGGGCCGCCAGCAACGGGCATGAAGCTTGTGTGGCGTTGCTTATCcaggccggcgccgacgtcaacCCCAAAGCATCAAAAAAGGGTTGGACGCCGTTGTCTGTGGCCATCCAGTTCAAGCGCGAGAAGGTTGTAAAGCTGCTGAAACACTTTGGGGCGCGTTGACCGAATCGTAGTCTAGTCTAGCCATCACAGAAGAGCGTTCATCGCGTGTCCATCctcgtcgtgctcgcgctGACGTATCACTCCCCAACCtgcggcgtcaccgtcggcaGCAGCGACGCGAAGTAACGTCCCACCCTCCTCGGCATCTGCTCCGGGTGCGCAcccgcgtacgcggcgaccctcgcgAGAACCCGAGCCGTCTCCCCGTCCCTCCGCAAACCCgcgatcgccctcgccgcggacccgggctcggcgaggagcctcGCGACCAGCATCAGCGCCCCCTTCACACGCCGTTCCGCCTTTAACAAGCCCCCGGCGTCCGACTCGCCGGTCACGccacgagccgccgccgccgcccttcgtcgaaacgccgcgtcgcacgcgtccaccgccgcgggtaaGATGCCgtgggcgcgaacggcgtcgccccAACCGCCCCAACCGCCGTGCGAGAGCGCGTGCACCACagacagcgccgcgtcggagataccgagcgcctcgacgccggcgtcgtcgtcgtcgttcgccgccggtatcgaggcgacgacggcggcgagcgtcggcgacggttcgtgttcctccgcgggcgtTATAACCGCTGAGTTCGTACCCGAACCATCACCGCCGGTcccggccccggcgcccgccgccgtctggctcgcgggctcgacggtGAGGTCGagcacgtcggcggcgttggcggcggagTTTGAAATTATCCGCGTGGACGACTTCGAACCTAaaccgccagctgtgccgccagctgtgccgccgccttcctcgtCGAGAAACGCCGtgaacgcgtccgtcgccgcgagtaGCCTCGCCACCACGAGCGCCCGCAGCTTgagccccggcggcggtgttcgcCTCGTCAGCGCGTTGGCCGGCTcgtgcgcccgcgccgccgccagcgccaaCGCCGTCTTACCGATTGAAGCGTTCCAATTCCGTTCCAAACTACTTTTCCGGAGGTTTctggacggcgcgaggcaccgctcgagcacgccgtggtccgcgcacgccacgaagacgccgcggccctccatcgcgggcgacgccgcgacgcaacGCGCGAGAAATTCgcaagccgccgtcgccgtcgcccaaccccccgaagccgccgaaGCAGCCAAAACCGCGCAGACGTTTTCCAGCAGCGGACCGGGCGATCGCCACGGCTTCGACCCTAATAAaccgcgcgaaccgccgcgatggagctcATCCGGCGACCCGCCCTCGGACGGTGGATCGGCGAGCGAGGCCCctccgttcgcggcggcggcggcgatgtccgcgacggtatccgtcggcgccggcgcaaacacccgcggcgacgaccccagcgcccgcgggtgcggCACCAACGGACCGATGGCACCAATGGCGGCGGGGATACCCGcgagctgcggcggcggcgcgcgcggggcgatggacgccgggacggcgcgaagggGCGCGCCGCACAGCTccaacgcgtgcgccgccgtgcacgggtccgcctcgacggcggcggataGGACCgagaggacgccggcgattCCCGGGTGGGGCGGTTTAACTCCTCGCCGGAGGTTCAACTCCtcacctcgagctcgcgctcgctcgaggtgcgcggcggatTTGATTGTCGCTttgggggcgtcggcggcggcggcggcggcggcggcgcataCGTGTACCAgctctcgcgcgtctccgcgatCCGCCGAGAGGTTCCTGAGCGCTCTGGAAACGTTCCTAATCGTCTCCAGAAGAACCGCGCCCCCCTCCACGTCCCCGGGTCCCGTCGGGTGCAGACCCAGtgacgcgggggcgacgtcctcgccgagcaaCGCGCACGTCTCCTCGGGGAACCTGGCCGATATCGACGCGTAAatctccgccgacgacgacgcgcctccGAAGACgccggaggcgccgccggaATCTCTCCAGAaactcgcgccggcggcgatcctcgcgtgcggcggcggggggggtaACACCAGGGTcaccggcggtggcgggggagaccgccgcgcggggatcCGAGCggaacgcctcgcgcgctcccccccctcctcctcgccgctaataacccccgcccgccccggctcCTCTTCGCCTCCCAAACCCCGCCTTTGACGCTTcgaacctccgcggcgg
This DNA window, taken from Micromonas commoda chromosome 2, complete sequence, encodes the following:
- the APC5 gene encoding predicted protein (Anaphase promoting complex 5 (APC5)) — encoded protein: MAQVYSPTPHRVALCALARYLVHSHARDERAAERLGVSPEQASRLDRPSRRAVDPSTGDRLGPCVLGPADARRLAAVLMREASRSDGFREPDLRAFRRSLRRHPILVRETHRHPDDDDDEDDDDEDPMAAYTDAYPYSRETFADLLDDAIASLRGVDSVAALIQEVAPRSRHEAEMRGAHDDDDDPSHPGGSYDPFPPGPGAAEESSSLGLFLRRCVADFEAQSFEGSVRVFGVFAAYVREGAGEYDDVDAAAARDRMDVVDKRLRVDARQAAAEAAVGEGGVEVHVDLRGDDEDDATLRRLGALHGSHLAPLTLDPRPGNATGPSQGGGVSRVPSGSEQHSSVRALDLSAASMTQIRDGLRDVAVRPDAKLREWIARRCRGVDQRDGYESTRDVTSALDDIERVAPKVPGAELARHLAHVSRRDFTQAMEHARRHFDYLPGTLGTTYGDGSYADGSYSNDGRAAGGRVALDVGAGTSFGLPMNPRQAFERGREIFGTGAFAGESSLQMNQSGVQAGEATAQEHADAAAAAQRARLQSALLTLGVAHFRFHHSGEALKALNEAVRTAQQNGDEASLAHALAAFCALCASTAGSLASTEGAPAVEEWRAAGGDEGDKERRGVSISTQPPAVQAAADARLLLRRLAKQARTLRIPHLMAYGELARARHGASRPPCGPAPWSRGLETEGGSKKESGKTRDSDLSTADSALLFRRVASSPPAAAAAASQLVEALRHAVTLGAAAPQATTQAAAAAAAASRSGADGQRANPNELYPPPKGLALSAGYPSGSESAMEQLSGSGSVLCGAVWDAHGVPSMARMHALRHLRCDASRRFVRRDDETDADNDPGVVPGEFPESFGGSTRSSHEAEADAASAAASDTAAALAQLARHASTHHGPDAAADVFAIAAARFPKRRMEEVAADPALAAAAAATDHDAARARGDGDACDAAARRIASLAPASTRTDPEARVEAFRARADACLISGGLGDAVFHASEAFQGSIREGLTHATLRATLTLAEAHLAAGAPAAALQHALALEHSAAALRLDGLRAAAIVVLAECWLAMSASAAGVGSTSTTVGQRRRRDGYASMAKDALDAHAPALLSRGGLALRARARMASAKAALACRSDDFDSSRMSSRTSSYPDDSTSGGWDEVLVPLEDAVACCAALGAHAKEAEAHELMARTFAAMGPNHVAARNAAARRWRECERRRRRAEVGDVGGVGGWGVGVGDGSARFGGIGSFPASRAVAV
- a CDS encoding predicted protein, whose translation is NEFVSDVTPLHVAAQKGRTPVVIDLMKAGADVNVPSSDGATPLLWAASNGHEACVALLIQAGADVN
- a CDS encoding predicted protein — its product is MEGRGVFVACADHGVLERCLAPSRNLRKSSLERNWNASIGKTALALAAARAHEPANALTRRTPPPGLKLRALVVARLLAATDAFTAFLDEEGGGTAGGTAGGLGSKSSTRIISNSAANAADVLDLTVEPASQTAAGAGAGTGGDGSGTNSAVITPAEEHEPSPTLAAVVASIPAANDDDDAGVEALGISDAALSVVHALSHGGWGGWGDAVRAHGILPAAVDACDAAFRRRAAAAARGVTGESDAGGLLKAERRVKGALMLVARLLAEPGSAARAIAGLRRDGETARVLARVAAYAGAHPEQMPRRVGRYFASLLPTVTPQVGE